The following are from one region of the Streptococcus sp. 1643 genome:
- a CDS encoding DUF4037 domain-containing protein — translation MIHELFKEFSQLEQVEAIALSGSRAGQTYDQNSDYDVYVYLNASIDEATRLKILSKYCSYMEIGNQFWELEDDCVLNNGIEIELIYRSLESFEQELNSTVFQHQAQNAYTTCMWHNLLHSKILYDPNGHYASLQRTYQIPYPQELKKHIIERQLLLLDQAMPAFSHQIEKAIKRQDLLSMNHRTSEFFASYFDLLFALNEQTHPGEKRMLEYAKAHCTLLPKQFEETIRKYFQLLYQPQQGEQAVVTLQTILNQLKAILP, via the coding sequence ATGATCCACGAACTTTTCAAAGAATTCTCTCAACTGGAACAAGTAGAAGCTATTGCTCTTAGTGGTTCTCGTGCAGGACAAACCTACGATCAAAATTCTGACTATGACGTTTATGTCTATCTCAACGCTTCTATTGATGAGGCGACTCGCCTCAAAATTTTGAGCAAATACTGCTCCTATATGGAAATTGGAAACCAGTTTTGGGAGTTAGAGGACGACTGCGTACTAAACAACGGTATCGAAATCGAGTTGATTTATCGTTCGCTAGAATCATTTGAACAGGAATTGAACTCAACCGTTTTTCAGCATCAAGCCCAAAATGCCTATACAACTTGCATGTGGCATAATCTACTCCACAGCAAGATTCTATATGACCCGAATGGACACTATGCTTCTCTCCAAAGAACCTACCAGATTCCCTATCCACAGGAACTCAAAAAGCATATCATCGAAAGGCAACTCCTTTTGCTAGACCAGGCCATGCCTGCCTTCTCTCACCAAATAGAAAAAGCTATCAAGCGTCAAGATCTACTCAGCATGAATCATCGTACGAGTGAGTTTTTTGCTTCCTACTTTGACTTGTTATTTGCGCTCAATGAGCAAACCCATCCTGGTGAAAAACGAATGCTGGAGTACGCAAAGGCCCATTGTACTCTCCTCCCTAAACAATTTGAAGAAACTATTCGCAAGTATTTCCAACTACTCTACCAACCACAACAAGGAGAACAAGCGGTCGTGACCTTACAAACCATCCTGAACCAACTAAAGGCCATTTTGCCATAA
- the recJ gene encoding single-stranded-DNA-specific exonuclease RecJ codes for MITPTYEWQFAPQVEDADFTKIAKKAGLGPEVARLLFERGIQDEESLKKFLEPSLEDLHDPYLLHDMDKAVERIRQAIEEGENILIYGDYDADGMTSASIVKESLEQLGAECRVYLPNRFTDGYGPNASVYKYFIEQEGISLIVTVDNGVAGHETIELAQSMGVDVIVTDHHSMPETLPEAYAIVHPEHPDADYPFKQLAGCGVAFKLACALLEEVQVELLDLVSIGTIADMVSLTDENRIMVQYGLEMLGHTQRIGLQEMLDMAGIAANEVTEETVGFQIAPRLNALGRLDDPNPAIDLLTGFDDEEAHEIALMIHQKNEERKEIVQSIYEEAKTMVDPEKKVQVLAKEGWNPGVLGIVAGRLLEELGQTVIVLNIEDGRAKGSARSVEAVDIFEALDPHRDLFIAFGGHAGAAGMTLEVEKLSDVSQVLEDYVREKGADATGKNKLNLDEELDLETLSLETVKSFERLAPFGMDNQKPVFYIKDFHVESARTMGAGNAHLKLKISKGEATFEVVAFGQGRWATEFSQTKNLELAVTLSVNQWNGQTALQLMMVDARVEGVQLFNIRGKNAVLPEGVPVLDFSGELPDLANSDAVVVKTIPEDITLLKTIFQKQDFSAVYFKNDIDKAYYLTGYGTREQFAKLYKTIYQFPEFDIRYKLKDLATYLNIQQILLVKMIQVFEELGFVTIKDGVMTVNKEAPKREIAESHIYQNLKQTVKNQEIMALGTVQEIYDFLMEK; via the coding sequence TTGATAACTCCTACTTATGAATGGCAGTTTGCCCCGCAGGTTGAAGATGCGGATTTTACAAAGATAGCCAAGAAGGCTGGGCTGGGTCCTGAGGTGGCTCGATTATTATTTGAAAGAGGAATTCAGGATGAAGAAAGTCTAAAGAAGTTTTTAGAACCTTCTTTAGAGGACTTGCATGACCCCTATCTGCTCCATGATATGGACAAGGCAGTGGAACGGATTCGTCAGGCCATTGAAGAAGGGGAAAACATTCTCATCTACGGAGACTACGATGCGGATGGTATGACTTCAGCGTCGATTGTGAAGGAAAGTTTGGAACAGCTTGGCGCCGAGTGTCGTGTTTACCTGCCCAATCGCTTTACCGATGGCTATGGCCCTAATGCCAGTGTCTATAAATACTTTATCGAGCAAGAGGGGATTTCCTTGATTGTGACAGTGGACAATGGGGTTGCAGGTCACGAGACTATTGAACTAGCTCAGTCTATGGGAGTAGATGTCATTGTGACCGACCACCATTCCATGCCGGAAACCCTTCCTGAAGCCTATGCAATTGTTCACCCTGAGCATCCGGATGCGGACTATCCCTTCAAACAGTTGGCTGGTTGTGGAGTGGCTTTCAAGCTAGCTTGCGCTCTTTTAGAAGAAGTGCAAGTAGAATTGCTTGATTTGGTCTCTATCGGAACCATTGCCGATATGGTGAGCTTGACAGATGAAAACCGTATCATGGTTCAATATGGTCTGGAAATGCTGGGGCATACTCAGCGTATTGGTCTACAAGAAATGCTGGACATGGCTGGGATTGCTGCGAATGAAGTGACAGAAGAAACGGTTGGCTTTCAGATTGCCCCTCGTTTAAATGCCTTGGGGCGCTTGGACGATCCTAATCCAGCTATTGATTTGCTGACTGGATTTGACGACGAGGAAGCTCACGAGATTGCCCTCATGATTCATCAGAAAAACGAAGAGCGCAAGGAAATCGTCCAATCAATCTATGAAGAAGCTAAGACCATGGTGGATCCTGAGAAGAAGGTCCAGGTTTTGGCCAAGGAAGGCTGGAATCCTGGCGTTCTGGGTATCGTTGCTGGTCGTTTGTTGGAAGAGCTAGGGCAGACAGTTATCGTTCTTAATATAGAAGATGGTCGTGCCAAGGGTAGCGCTCGTAGTGTGGAAGCAGTCGATATTTTTGAAGCTCTGGATCCCCATCGAGACCTCTTTATCGCCTTTGGCGGCCATGCTGGTGCAGCTGGAATGACGCTGGAAGTTGAGAAACTTTCAGATGTATCTCAAGTCTTGGAAGACTATGTCCGTGAAAAAGGCGCAGATGCTACTGGTAAGAACAAGTTAAATCTAGATGAAGAGCTAGACTTGGAGACGCTTAGCTTGGAAACGGTCAAAAGTTTTGAACGCTTGGCACCTTTTGGAATGGACAATCAGAAACCTGTCTTTTATATCAAGGATTTTCATGTCGAAAGTGCCAGAACCATGGGAGCAGGCAATGCCCACCTCAAACTAAAAATTTCCAAGGGTGAGGCGACTTTTGAAGTGGTGGCCTTTGGACAAGGTAGATGGGCGACAGAGTTTTCTCAAACCAAAAACCTAGAATTAGCAGTCACCCTGTCTGTCAATCAATGGAATGGCCAAACTGCCCTCCAGTTGATGATGGTGGATGCGCGTGTGGAAGGTGTTCAACTCTTTAACATTCGTGGGAAGAATGCAGTCTTGCCAGAAGGGGTTCCAGTTTTGGATTTCTCTGGAGAGTTGCCGGATTTGGCGAATAGTGATGCTGTGGTTGTGAAAACCATTCCTGAAGATATTACCTTGCTGAAGACCATTTTTCAGAAACAGGATTTCTCAGCTGTCTATTTCAAAAACGACATTGACAAGGCCTATTATCTAACAGGTTATGGGACCAGAGAACAGTTTGCTAAATTGTACAAGACCATTTACCAGTTCCCAGAGTTTGATATTCGTTACAAGCTGAAGGATCTGGCAACTTATCTCAATATCCAACAAATTTTGCTGGTCAAGATGATTCAGGTATTTGAGGAACTGGGCTTTGTGACGATCAAAGATGGTGTCATGACTGTCAATAAAGAAGCGCCGAAAAGGGAGATTGCTGAAAGTCATATTTACCAAAATCTCAAACAAACTGTCAAAAATCAAGAAATCATGGCCCTGGGGACCGTGCAAGAAATATATGACTTTTTGATGGAAAAATAG
- a CDS encoding transporter substrate-binding domain-containing protein, which produces MKKKLFLSALLISLFSLAAAKPVQADTTVADIQKRGELVVGVKQDVPNFGYKDPKTGTYSGIETDLAKMIADELKVKVRYVPVTAQTRGPLLDNEQVDMDIATFTITDDRKKLYNFTSPYYTDASGFLVNKSANIKSIEDLNGKTIGVAQGSITQRLITELGKKKGLTFKFVELGSYPELITSLHAHRIDAFSVDRSILSGYISKRTELLDDSFKPSDYGIVTKKSNTELNNYLDSLVTKWTKDGSLQKLYDRYKLKPSSHTAD; this is translated from the coding sequence ATGAAAAAGAAACTCTTTTTATCCGCATTATTGATTAGCCTTTTCAGCCTTGCTGCTGCCAAACCAGTCCAAGCTGATACCACCGTCGCAGACATTCAAAAAAGAGGCGAACTAGTTGTCGGTGTCAAACAAGACGTTCCCAATTTTGGCTACAAGGACCCCAAGACAGGGACTTATTCTGGTATCGAAACTGACTTAGCCAAGATGATTGCAGACGAACTCAAGGTCAAGGTTCGCTACGTTCCTGTTACCGCTCAAACCCGCGGTCCACTACTAGACAACGAACAGGTCGACATGGATATCGCAACCTTCACCATCACAGACGATCGTAAAAAATTATACAACTTCACCAGTCCCTACTATACGGATGCTTCCGGCTTTTTGGTCAATAAATCTGCCAACATCAAAAGCATTGAAGATCTAAACGGTAAAACCATTGGGGTTGCCCAAGGTTCCATCACCCAACGCCTGATTACTGAACTGGGTAAAAAGAAAGGTCTAACCTTTAAATTTGTCGAACTTGGTTCCTACCCAGAATTGATTACTTCCCTTCACGCTCACCGTATTGATGCCTTTTCCGTGGACCGCTCTATCCTGTCAGGCTACATTAGTAAACGGACAGAACTACTAGATGATAGTTTCAAGCCATCTGACTACGGTATCGTCACCAAGAAATCAAATACCGAGCTAAACAACTATCTTGATAGCTTGGTCACTAAATGGACCAAGGACGGTAGTTTGCAGAAACTTTATGACCGTTACAAGCTCAAACCATCTAGCCATACTGCAGATTAA
- a CDS encoding amino acid ABC transporter permease: MTDLSSWTAYFQDFGQFFNGFLFTLALAVGSFILAMVLGIFFGAMSTSKRPFLRFLARIFVEFYQNTPLLVQFVIVFYGLPLISEHTIMIPIYWTAVLCVGLYHGAYIAEVIRSGIQSIPSGQMEAALSQGFTYISAMRLIILPQAFRIILPPLTNQIVNLIKNTSTVAIISGVDLMFVTKSWSALNGNYIPAFLGAALLYFALCFPVAQFGRKMEQANKKAYSL; the protein is encoded by the coding sequence ATGACAGATTTATCATCTTGGACAGCCTATTTTCAGGATTTTGGACAATTTTTCAATGGTTTCCTCTTCACCCTTGCCCTAGCGGTTGGTTCCTTTATCCTCGCTATGGTTTTGGGCATCTTCTTTGGGGCCATGTCAACTAGCAAACGCCCATTCTTGCGTTTTTTGGCTCGTATCTTTGTCGAATTTTACCAAAATACTCCCCTCTTGGTGCAGTTTGTCATCGTCTTCTATGGTTTGCCTCTTATCAGTGAACACACCATCATGATTCCGATTTATTGGACAGCTGTACTTTGTGTGGGACTCTATCATGGCGCTTATATTGCTGAGGTTATTCGTTCAGGGATTCAGTCTATTCCTAGCGGTCAGATGGAAGCCGCCTTGTCGCAAGGTTTTACCTATATCAGTGCCATGCGCTTGATTATCTTGCCTCAAGCCTTCCGTATCATTCTCCCTCCATTGACCAACCAAATTGTTAACCTTATCAAGAACACCTCTACCGTAGCTATCATCTCTGGAGTAGACTTGATGTTTGTGACCAAGTCTTGGTCGGCTCTCAACGGAAACTATATCCCAGCCTTTTTAGGCGCTGCTCTTCTCTACTTTGCCCTATGCTTCCCTGTTGCCCAGTTTGGTCGCAAGATGGAGCAAGCCAACAAAAAAGCCTATTCACTTTAG
- a CDS encoding amino acid ABC transporter ATP-binding protein, translating to MALVEFKNVEKYYGDYHALRDINLRFEKGQVVVLLGPSGSGKSTLIRTINGLEAVDKGSLRVNGHQVAGASQKDLVPLRKEVGMVFQHFNLYPHKTVLENVTLAPIKVLGIDKKEAEKTAQKYLEFVNMWDKKDSYPAMLSGGQKQRIAIARGLAMHPELLLFDEPTSALDPETIGDVLAVMQKLAHDGMNMIIVTHEMGFAREVADRIIFMADGEVLVDTTDVDDFFDNPSEPRAKQFLSKIINHESDKVK from the coding sequence ATGGCTTTAGTAGAATTTAAAAACGTCGAAAAATATTACGGAGACTACCACGCACTCCGCGACATCAATCTCCGTTTTGAAAAAGGACAAGTTGTTGTCCTGCTTGGACCTTCCGGTTCTGGGAAGTCCACTCTTATCCGTACGATCAATGGTTTGGAGGCTGTTGACAAAGGAAGTCTCCGAGTCAATGGACACCAAGTAGCAGGTGCTAGCCAGAAAGATTTAGTTCCTCTTCGTAAGGAAGTTGGCATGGTTTTCCAGCATTTTAACCTTTATCCACACAAAACAGTGTTAGAAAATGTAACACTCGCGCCCATAAAAGTTCTAGGAATTGATAAAAAAGAAGCTGAAAAAACAGCCCAAAAATATCTGGAATTTGTAAACATGTGGGACAAGAAAGATTCCTACCCAGCTATGCTGTCTGGTGGACAAAAACAGCGGATCGCCATCGCACGTGGTCTTGCCATGCATCCGGAACTCCTCCTCTTTGATGAGCCAACATCTGCTCTTGATCCTGAGACTATCGGAGATGTTCTAGCAGTTATGCAGAAACTGGCGCATGATGGGATGAACATGATCATCGTTACCCACGAAATGGGCTTTGCCCGTGAAGTTGCGGACCGCATCATCTTTATGGCTGACGGAGAAGTTTTAGTAGATACGACAGATGTCGATGACTTTTTCGACAATCCAAGCGAACCTCGTGCCAAACAATTCCTCAGCAAAATTATCAACCACGAAAGTGACAAAGTCAAATAA
- a CDS encoding amino acid ABC transporter permease, with translation MESILEVLTPDNLIFIFKGFGLTLYISLIAIVLSTLIGTVLAVMRNGKNPVLRIISSIYIEFVRNVPNLLWIFTIFLVFKMKSTPAGITAFTLFTSAALAEIIRGGLNAVDKGQYEAGMSQGFTSTQILYYIILPQAIRKMLPAIISQFVTVIKDTSLLYSVIALQELFGASQILMGRYFEPEQVFSLYILIALIYFIFNFAISSLSHKLAKHWQQAAE, from the coding sequence ATGGAATCTATTTTAGAAGTTTTGACACCAGATAACCTAATCTTTATCTTTAAAGGATTTGGCTTGACCCTCTACATTTCTCTAATTGCTATCGTCCTCTCGACCCTTATCGGAACAGTACTAGCCGTCATGAGAAATGGGAAAAATCCTGTTTTACGGATCATCTCCAGCATTTATATAGAGTTTGTACGTAACGTTCCCAACCTCCTCTGGATTTTCACCATCTTTTTGGTGTTTAAGATGAAGTCCACACCAGCTGGTATTACAGCCTTTACCCTCTTTACCTCAGCAGCCCTGGCTGAGATTATCCGAGGTGGTCTCAATGCCGTGGACAAGGGACAGTACGAAGCAGGAATGTCACAAGGATTCACCTCTACGCAAATCCTCTACTACATCATTCTCCCACAAGCGATCCGCAAAATGCTGCCAGCCATCATTTCTCAGTTTGTAACTGTAATCAAGGATACCAGTCTTCTCTACTCTGTTATCGCCCTACAAGAACTCTTTGGCGCCAGCCAAATTCTCATGGGACGCTATTTCGAACCAGAGCAGGTCTTCAGTCTTTATATCCTGATTGCCTTGATTTATTTTATCTTTAACTTTGCCATTTCCAGCCTTTCTCATAAGCTAGCAAAACATTGGCAACAAGCCGCAGAATAA